The Corynebacterium marinum DSM 44953 genome contains the following window.
GTGCGGGCATTGCCGATGTCCAGTTCCGTCGCGGTGATCCCGTAGGGGCGGCCGTCCAGGGACGTGGACACCGTCAGGCTGGCCACCGCCGCCTTCGACGCCGCGTACGCCGCGACGCCCGCACGCGGGGAGTGGCCCGCGATGGAGCCGTTGTTGATGATCCGCCCGCCGCCGTTGGCGGCCATCCACTCGAAGGCCTGCTGCGTGCACAGGAAGGTGCCGGTGATGTTCGTGTCGAAGGTGGCCCGCCACTCGGCCGGGGGGACCGTGTGCAGCTCGCCGGTGGGGCCCGGCACCCCGGCGTTGTTGACCAGCAGGTCCAGTCGCCCGTAGTGCCCGGTGACCTCCCGGAAGGCGGCGGCCACGCTGGCCTCGTCGGAGATGTCGCAGGGCACGGCCAGCCCGCACCCCGTCTCCTCCAACGTCTTCCGGGTGCGGCCCAGGAGGGCGAGGTCCCAGCCGTCGGCGGCCAACGCCCGGGCGAACATGCGGCCGAGGCCGGCACCGGCCCCGGTGACTACTGCAACCTTCTTGTCCATGCGCCCATCGTAGAGTGGGCGGTGTGATCACTGCGATGAACTGCTCCATCGGCCGCGCGAGCCTCACAGAAGGCCTCGACGCCGCCACTACGCCCGCCGTCGAACTCTGGTGGCCCTTCGCCGTCCCCGATCCCTCCCGCGCGGAGATCGACGCCGTCGTCGCCGAGCTGAGGAAACGGGACCTCACCCTGGTGGCGCTGAACATGTTCGGCGGGGACCTGGCGAAAGGCGACCGCGGAATCCTCCACGAACGCGACATGCCGGCCGCGCATATCGACGCCGTCGAACGCTTCCACGACCTCACCGGCGTCCCGCGCTTCAACCTGCTCGTCGGCCGCGGCGGGCCGCAGCTCACGGCCGCGCAGGTGGACAGGTTCGGGGCGGTGGCCGGCGACGTCGAAAAGCGGTTCGGGGGAGTGGCGATGATCGAGCCGCTCTCCGGCGCCGCGGACTACCCCGTGAAGTCGCTTGCCGACGCCGCGCTGCTCCCCGGCGCCCTACTGCTCGACCTGTACCACCTCGCCGTCAACGGCCCGGTGGACCTCACGGGTGTCATGCCCGAGCACGTGCAGGTCGCGGACAGCCCGGGGCGAGGTGCCCCGGGCACGGGCACCCTTCCGCTGGCGGAATGGGTGCGGCAGCTCCGCGGCGCCGGCTACGAGGGGCACGTCGCGGGGGAGTGGCTGCCCTGATGGAGATGTGGGACCTCTACGACGTCGACCGCATACCCACCGGGGGAACCGTCCGGCGGCAGAACGGCCTGCCGGAGGGGCAGCTGCACGTCGTGGTGCACGTGTGCCTGTTCGACGAGGCGGGAAGGCTGCTCATCCAGCGCAGGGACGAGGGCAAGCAGAACTGGCCGGGGCTGTGGGACTTCAGCGTCGGCGGCAGCGTCCACGCGGGGGAGACCAGCCGCGCGGGCGCCGTCCGCGAGGTGAGGGAGGAGCTGGGCCTTGAGCTGGATCTCGCCCGCCCCAGCTTCACCTTCAACTTCCAATACGGCTTCGACGACTTCTATCTCCTGCGCACCAACGCCGCCCTGTCCGACCTCGCCGTCCCCAACGACGAGGTCGCCGAGGTCCGCTGGGCGGATCTCGGCGAGGTGCTGCAGCTGCTGCGCTCCGGCCGGTTCATCAACTACCGGGAGCCGGTGGTGCGCTTCGTCTTCGACTTCCTCGACCAGCGCAACATCTTCGACCTCCGGCAGGGCATCTAGAACAGGGAGGACAGGAACGCGCGGGTGCGGCCCTCCCGCGGGTTGTCCAGCACCTCGGCGGGCGGCCCCGCCTCGACCACCCGGCCGCCGTCCATGAACACCACTGTGTCGGCGACCTCGCGGGCGAAACCCATCTCGTGGGTGACCACGAGCATGGTCATGCCGTCGTCGGCCAGCTTGCGCATGACGCGCAGCACCTCACCGACCAGCTCGGGGTCGAGGGCGGAGGTGGGTTCGTCGAAGAGCATGAGCTTCGGTTCCATGGCGACGGCGCGGGCGATGGCCACCCGCTGCTGCTGGCCGCCGGAGAGCTGCACGGGGTAGGCGTTGGCCTTGTGAGCCAGGCCGACGTCGTCGAGAAGCTCCATGGCGCGCTCTCGGGCCTGTGCGGACGGGACGCCCTTGACGTGCACCGGCGCCTCCATGATGTTCTCCAGGGCGGTGCGGTGCGGGAAGAGGTTGAACTGCTGGAAGACCATGCCGATGTCGGCGCGCTGCCTGGCGGCGTCCTTCTCGGAGATTTCGTGGAGCACGCCGTCGCGCTCGCGATAGCCGATGAGGCCACCGTCGACGTAGAGGCGCCCGGCGGTGACTTTCTCCAGGTGGTTGACGCAGCGCAGGAACGTGGACTTGCCGGAACCGGAGGGGCCGATGAGACAGGTGACCTCGCCCTTGCGCACCTGCAGGTCGATGCCCTTGAGCACCTCGAGCTGGCCGAAGGACTTGCACACCTGCTGGGCGTCGATCATCAGGTCGGTCATGGGGTCTCCTTCACGGTGACGTTGCCGGGGATGGTGCCCTCGGCGTCGGCGAGCGAGGCGAGCTGTCGGGCGGTGAGTTCGCGGCGCGCACCCTTCTCGAAGTGCTTCTCCAGGTAGTGCTGGCCCACCATCAGCAGCGAGGTGACGGCCAGGTACCAGGTGGCGGCGACCAGGAGCATCGGCACCGGCTCGAAGAGCGCGGCGGCGATGTCCATGGATCGGCCGTAGAGCTCCAGCGTGTACGGGATGGCGACCACCAGCGAGGTGGTCTTGAGCATGGAGATCAACTCGTTGCCCGTCGGCGGGATGATGATGCGCATCGCCTGCGGCAGGACCGTGCGGCGCATCGTCATCCCCCAGCTCATGCCCAGGGCCTTCGACGCCTCCATCTGGCCCTCCGGCACGGACGAGATGCCGGAGCGGACGATCTCGGCCATGTACGCGGCCTCGTTGAGGCCCAGGCCCAGGACGGCCAGCAGGAAGGCGTTCCTCAGCAGCGGTTCCAGCTCCACCTCGGCGAAGCCGACGTTGATGGTCTGGTATAGGGATCCGAGCAGGCCCCAGAACACCAGCTGCACGTAGACCGGGGTGCCGCGGAAGATCCACAGGTACACCCATGCCACGCCGCGCAGCACGGGGTTGGGCGACATCCGCATGACGGCCAGGGTGGCGCCGAGGGCGACGCCGATCAGCATCGCCAGGACGGTCAACGCCAGGGTGTGCAGGGCGGCGGTGGCGACCCGGGTGTCGAAGAGGTAGGCGCGGTAGGTGTCCCAGCCGTAGGCCTCGTTGGTCAGCGCGCCGATCACGAACCAGGCCGACAGGCCCAGCACGATCGCCGCGAGGACCCAGCGTCCCGGGTGGCGCAGCGGTTTCGCCTGGATGGGGGCGGGGGTGGTCATGCGTCGGGCTCCTTCTCGTTGATCATGGCCTGCTCGACCAGCCCGGTCTCCACGCCCCACTGGGCGAGGATGCGCTGATAGTCGCCGGTGTCGATGAGGTGCTGCAGGGCGGCTGCCATGGCCGGGCCGAGCGGGGAATCCTTCGGCACGGCCCAGCCGTAGGGGGCGGCGGCGAACATGTCGCCGGTCAGTTCCAGTTCCCCGTCGGAACGGGCGACGGCCCACGCGGTGACGGGGGAGTCGGCGGACAGGGCGTCGGCGCGCCCGATGAGTGCGGAGAGCGCGGCGTTGTCGGAGGTGTCGTAGGAGAGGATGGTGACGGGCTCTTCGCCGGCGGCCTCGCAGGCCTCCGACTTCGGCCGGACGTCGTCGGTCTCGGAGACGGTGGTGCGCTGCACGGCCACGGTCAGCCCGCAGGGGTGCTCCGGGTCGACGTTTCCGCCCGCCGGCTGCGCCCACTGGATACCGGCGTAGAGGAAGTTGACGAAGTCGACGGTCCGGCGGCGTTCCTCGTTGTCCGTGAACCCCGAGACCCCCACGTCGACGGTGCCGGCCTGCACCGCCGGGATGATCATGGCGAAGTCCTGCTCAACGGGCTCGAACTCCAGGCCCATCACCGCCGCGACGGCGCGGGCGAGGTCGATCTCCATGCCGACGATCGATCCGCCGGAATCCTTCACCTCGAAGGGCGCGAAGGGCGGGTTGGTGCCGCCCGAGAGAACACCGTCGGCGGCCACGGATTCCGGCACCATGGCGGAGATCTCCGGCACGGCGTCCGGGGTGATCCGGGTCCATCCCTCGGGATGGACCTCCTCCACGTTGGTCACGCAGGCGCTCATGCTTATCGACGCCGCCGCGATCGCCGCCAGCGCGCTCAAGCGGCGGCGCATCACGCCGGCAGGATTTCTGCGATGATTTCGGACTCGCGGCGGGTGGTGGCCACGCGGTCCGCGACGATGAAGACCGCCACGATCACGGCGCCCAGCACGACCAGTCCGACGATGGCCAGGACGTTGCCGCCCGGGGACAGCAGGTCGGCGGTGTCGGACTGCCACGGCCACAGGGAACGCAGCGACCCGAGCATGAGGCCCGCCATCAGCGTCAGAGAGATGGTGCGGTGCTTCTCCAGGGCCCAGGTGAGCACGCG
Protein-coding sequences here:
- a CDS encoding SDR family oxidoreductase, which encodes MDKKVAVVTGAGAGLGRMFARALAADGWDLALLGRTRKTLEETGCGLAVPCDISDEASVAAAFREVTGHYGRLDLLVNNAGVPGPTGELHTVPPAEWRATFDTNITGTFLCTQQAFEWMAANGGGRIINNGSIAGHSPRAGVAAYAASKAAVASLTVSTSLDGRPYGITATELDIGNARTALLGSFTGSEPMFDAAEAARLLVAVASMPADVSVDQVTVTAAGMPYLGRG
- a CDS encoding amino acid ABC transporter permease, whose translation is MTTPAPIQAKPLRHPGRWVLAAIVLGLSAWFVIGALTNEAYGWDTYRAYLFDTRVATAALHTLALTVLAMLIGVALGATLAVMRMSPNPVLRGVAWVYLWIFRGTPVYVQLVFWGLLGSLYQTINVGFAEVELEPLLRNAFLLAVLGLGLNEAAYMAEIVRSGISSVPEGQMEASKALGMSWGMTMRRTVLPQAMRIIIPPTGNELISMLKTTSLVVAIPYTLELYGRSMDIAAALFEPVPMLLVAATWYLAVTSLLMVGQHYLEKHFEKGARRELTARQLASLADAEGTIPGNVTVKETP
- a CDS encoding NUDIX hydrolase translates to MEMWDLYDVDRIPTGGTVRRQNGLPEGQLHVVVHVCLFDEAGRLLIQRRDEGKQNWPGLWDFSVGGSVHAGETSRAGAVREVREELGLELDLARPSFTFNFQYGFDDFYLLRTNAALSDLAVPNDEVAEVRWADLGEVLQLLRSGRFINYREPVVRFVFDFLDQRNIFDLRQGI
- a CDS encoding amino acid ABC transporter ATP-binding protein, encoding MTDLMIDAQQVCKSFGQLEVLKGIDLQVRKGEVTCLIGPSGSGKSTFLRCVNHLEKVTAGRLYVDGGLIGYRERDGVLHEISEKDAARQRADIGMVFQQFNLFPHRTALENIMEAPVHVKGVPSAQARERAMELLDDVGLAHKANAYPVQLSGGQQQRVAIARAVAMEPKLMLFDEPTSALDPELVGEVLRVMRKLADDGMTMLVVTHEMGFAREVADTVVFMDGGRVVEAGPPAEVLDNPREGRTRAFLSSLF
- a CDS encoding TIM barrel protein; the encoded protein is MITAMNCSIGRASLTEGLDAATTPAVELWWPFAVPDPSRAEIDAVVAELRKRDLTLVALNMFGGDLAKGDRGILHERDMPAAHIDAVERFHDLTGVPRFNLLVGRGGPQLTAAQVDRFGAVAGDVEKRFGGVAMIEPLSGAADYPVKSLADAALLPGALLLDLYHLAVNGPVDLTGVMPEHVQVADSPGRGAPGTGTLPLAEWVRQLRGAGYEGHVAGEWLP
- a CDS encoding ABC transporter substrate-binding protein; translation: MRRRLSALAAIAAASISMSACVTNVEEVHPEGWTRITPDAVPEISAMVPESVAADGVLSGGTNPPFAPFEVKDSGGSIVGMEIDLARAVAAVMGLEFEPVEQDFAMIIPAVQAGTVDVGVSGFTDNEERRRTVDFVNFLYAGIQWAQPAGGNVDPEHPCGLTVAVQRTTVSETDDVRPKSEACEAAGEEPVTILSYDTSDNAALSALIGRADALSADSPVTAWAVARSDGELELTGDMFAAAPYGWAVPKDSPLGPAMAAALQHLIDTGDYQRILAQWGVETGLVEQAMINEKEPDA